One window of Gymnogyps californianus isolate 813 chromosome 10, ASM1813914v2, whole genome shotgun sequence genomic DNA carries:
- the BCHE gene encoding cholinesterase isoform X2 yields MIWTNGTSLYTRFLMWLLLLYMFIRKVMPEDNIITTKKGRVRGMNLQVLGGTVTAFLGIPYGQPPIGRLRFQKPEPREKWSDVWDATKHANSCYQLIDTTYPGFPGSEMWNPKTNLSEDCLYLNVWIPSPKPKNATVMVWIYGGGFETGSTSLPVYDGKFLARVERVIVVSMNYRTGALGFLALPGNQEAPGNAGLFDQRLALQWVQENIAAFGGNPKSVTIFGESAGSASVSYHILSPKSHPLFTRAIMQSGSANAPWAAITASEARNRTVALAKQLQCPSSNETELILCLQDKDPKDILKNEIFVVTYNSLFQVYFCPTVDGDFLSDMPETLIENGLFKQTQILVGVNKDEGSAFLAYGVPGFSKDSDSLINKTEFEAALTLSFPEVSKLAIESIIFQYTDWENEQKPEHYRDAMDDVIGDYNIICPAMEFTKKFAQLGHNVFFYFFEHRSSKLPWPEWMGVMHGYEIEFVFGLPLERRVNYTKAEEILSRSMLRYWATFAKTGTPNGTLINGTRWPVFSSTEQKYLTLNTDTSEILTKLRAQQCRFWNIFFPKVLEMTGNIDEAEREWKAGFHRWNNYMSDWKNQFNDYTSRKERCTGSN; encoded by the exons ATGATTTGGACAAATGGTACAAGTCTCTATACCAGATTTCTTATGTGGCTTCTTCTCCTGTATATGTTCATCAGGAAGGTAATGCCTGAAGATAACATCATTACAACCAAGAAAGGCAGAGTCAGGGGGATGAACCTGCAGGTACTGGGAGGAACTGTGACAGCCTTCCTTGGAATACCTTATGGACAGCCACCCATTGGTAGACTGAGATTTCAAAAACCAGAACCTCGTGAGAAGTGGTCAGATGTTTGGGATGCCACAAAACATGCAAACTCTTGTTACCAGCTTATAGATACAACTTACCCGGGATTTCCTGGATCAGAGATGTGGAATCCAAAAACTAACCTAAGTGAAGACTGCTTATACCTTAATGTATGGATTCCTTCTCCCAAGCCCAAGAACGCAACTGTCATGGTGTGGATATATGGTGGTGGCTTTGAGACTGGGTCGACTTCCTTACCGGTCTATGATGGCAAGTTTCTGGCCAGGGTAGAAAGAGTCATTGTAGTTTCCATGAACTACAGGACGGGCGCATTAGGATTTTTGGCTTTGCCAGGAAACCAGGAAGCTCCTGGAAATGCAGGTTTATTTGATCAAAGATTGGCACTTCAGTGGGTCCAGGAGAACATAGCAGCGTTTGGAGGCAATCCAAAAAGTGTGACTATATTTGGAGAGAGCGCTGGCTCGGCTTCTGTCAGCTACCATATCCTTTCTCCTAAAAGCCATCCTTTATTCACAAGAGCCATCATGCAAAGTGGATCTGCAAATGCCCCTTGGGCTGCAATAACAGCATCTGAAGCCAGAAACAGAACAGTGGCTTTAGCTAAACAACTCCAGTGTCCCAGCAGCAATGAGACAGAGCTAATTCTCTGCCTCCAAGACAAGGACCCAAAGGATATACTGAAGAACGAAATTTTTGTTGTAACATATAACTCTCTTTTTCAAGTATATTTTTGTCCAACTGTCGACGGCGATTTTCTCTCAGACATGCCAGAAACGTTGATTGAGAACGGCCTTTTCAAACAAACACAGATCTTAGTCGGTGTTAATAAAGATGAAGGTTCAGCATTTCTAGCATATGGAGTCCCTGGCTTCAGCAAGGATAGTGATAGCTTGATCAATAAAACAGAATTCGAAGCAGCTTTAACTCTGTCCTTCCCAGAAGTAAGCAAACTTGCAATAGAATCAATCATTTTTCAGTACACAGATTGGGAAAATGAGCAAAAGCCAGAACATTACCGTGATGCCATGGATGATGTTATTGGTGACTACAATATAATATGTCCTGCAATGGAATTCACCAAAAAATTTGCACAACTAGGACACAACgtgttcttttatttctttgaacaTCGATCCTCAAAGCTCCCTTGGCCAGAGTGGATGGGAGTAATGCATGGTTATGAGATCGAGTTTGTGTTTGGGTTGCCCCTAGAAAGAAGAGTGAATTACACCAAAGCTGAAGAAATCTTAAGCCGGTCCATGTTGAGATACTGGGCAACTTTTGCGAAAACTGG AACTCCAAATGGGACCCTGATTAATGGAACAAGATGGCCAGTCTTCAGTAGtactgaacaaaaatatttgacgTTAAATACCGACACTTCAGAGATACTGACAAAATTACGCGCTCAGCAGTGCCgattctggaatattttttttcccaaagtccTGGAAATGACag GAAATATTGATGAAGCAGAACGAGAGTGGAAAGCAGGATTCCATCGCTGGAACAATTACATGTCAGACtggaaaaatcaatttaatgATTATACTAGCAGGAAGGAGAGATGTACAGGCTCTAATTAA
- the BCHE gene encoding cholinesterase isoform X1, with product MLRSAHLLLSWENSVCSANGTSIMIWTNGTSLYTRFLMWLLLLYMFIRKVMPEDNIITTKKGRVRGMNLQVLGGTVTAFLGIPYGQPPIGRLRFQKPEPREKWSDVWDATKHANSCYQLIDTTYPGFPGSEMWNPKTNLSEDCLYLNVWIPSPKPKNATVMVWIYGGGFETGSTSLPVYDGKFLARVERVIVVSMNYRTGALGFLALPGNQEAPGNAGLFDQRLALQWVQENIAAFGGNPKSVTIFGESAGSASVSYHILSPKSHPLFTRAIMQSGSANAPWAAITASEARNRTVALAKQLQCPSSNETELILCLQDKDPKDILKNEIFVVTYNSLFQVYFCPTVDGDFLSDMPETLIENGLFKQTQILVGVNKDEGSAFLAYGVPGFSKDSDSLINKTEFEAALTLSFPEVSKLAIESIIFQYTDWENEQKPEHYRDAMDDVIGDYNIICPAMEFTKKFAQLGHNVFFYFFEHRSSKLPWPEWMGVMHGYEIEFVFGLPLERRVNYTKAEEILSRSMLRYWATFAKTGTPNGTLINGTRWPVFSSTEQKYLTLNTDTSEILTKLRAQQCRFWNIFFPKVLEMTGNIDEAEREWKAGFHRWNNYMSDWKNQFNDYTSRKERCTGSN from the exons atgttacgCTCTGCCCATTTGTTGCTCTCTTGGGAAAACTCAGTCTGCTCTGCAAATGGAACAA gcaTCATGATTTGGACAAATGGTACAAGTCTCTATACCAGATTTCTTATGTGGCTTCTTCTCCTGTATATGTTCATCAGGAAGGTAATGCCTGAAGATAACATCATTACAACCAAGAAAGGCAGAGTCAGGGGGATGAACCTGCAGGTACTGGGAGGAACTGTGACAGCCTTCCTTGGAATACCTTATGGACAGCCACCCATTGGTAGACTGAGATTTCAAAAACCAGAACCTCGTGAGAAGTGGTCAGATGTTTGGGATGCCACAAAACATGCAAACTCTTGTTACCAGCTTATAGATACAACTTACCCGGGATTTCCTGGATCAGAGATGTGGAATCCAAAAACTAACCTAAGTGAAGACTGCTTATACCTTAATGTATGGATTCCTTCTCCCAAGCCCAAGAACGCAACTGTCATGGTGTGGATATATGGTGGTGGCTTTGAGACTGGGTCGACTTCCTTACCGGTCTATGATGGCAAGTTTCTGGCCAGGGTAGAAAGAGTCATTGTAGTTTCCATGAACTACAGGACGGGCGCATTAGGATTTTTGGCTTTGCCAGGAAACCAGGAAGCTCCTGGAAATGCAGGTTTATTTGATCAAAGATTGGCACTTCAGTGGGTCCAGGAGAACATAGCAGCGTTTGGAGGCAATCCAAAAAGTGTGACTATATTTGGAGAGAGCGCTGGCTCGGCTTCTGTCAGCTACCATATCCTTTCTCCTAAAAGCCATCCTTTATTCACAAGAGCCATCATGCAAAGTGGATCTGCAAATGCCCCTTGGGCTGCAATAACAGCATCTGAAGCCAGAAACAGAACAGTGGCTTTAGCTAAACAACTCCAGTGTCCCAGCAGCAATGAGACAGAGCTAATTCTCTGCCTCCAAGACAAGGACCCAAAGGATATACTGAAGAACGAAATTTTTGTTGTAACATATAACTCTCTTTTTCAAGTATATTTTTGTCCAACTGTCGACGGCGATTTTCTCTCAGACATGCCAGAAACGTTGATTGAGAACGGCCTTTTCAAACAAACACAGATCTTAGTCGGTGTTAATAAAGATGAAGGTTCAGCATTTCTAGCATATGGAGTCCCTGGCTTCAGCAAGGATAGTGATAGCTTGATCAATAAAACAGAATTCGAAGCAGCTTTAACTCTGTCCTTCCCAGAAGTAAGCAAACTTGCAATAGAATCAATCATTTTTCAGTACACAGATTGGGAAAATGAGCAAAAGCCAGAACATTACCGTGATGCCATGGATGATGTTATTGGTGACTACAATATAATATGTCCTGCAATGGAATTCACCAAAAAATTTGCACAACTAGGACACAACgtgttcttttatttctttgaacaTCGATCCTCAAAGCTCCCTTGGCCAGAGTGGATGGGAGTAATGCATGGTTATGAGATCGAGTTTGTGTTTGGGTTGCCCCTAGAAAGAAGAGTGAATTACACCAAAGCTGAAGAAATCTTAAGCCGGTCCATGTTGAGATACTGGGCAACTTTTGCGAAAACTGG AACTCCAAATGGGACCCTGATTAATGGAACAAGATGGCCAGTCTTCAGTAGtactgaacaaaaatatttgacgTTAAATACCGACACTTCAGAGATACTGACAAAATTACGCGCTCAGCAGTGCCgattctggaatattttttttcccaaagtccTGGAAATGACag GAAATATTGATGAAGCAGAACGAGAGTGGAAAGCAGGATTCCATCGCTGGAACAATTACATGTCAGACtggaaaaatcaatttaatgATTATACTAGCAGGAAGGAGAGATGTACAGGCTCTAATTAA